In the Armatimonadia bacterium genome, one interval contains:
- a CDS encoding diacylglycerol kinase family protein, producing the protein MNPLLLVNPRARLVETEPDLVPRLVRCLEMHGVPCDLLVTTHPGHATELTREAVQQGRPAVIVAGGDGSVNEVVNGLLGTSVALGVIPLGTGNALGHYLGLEPGDLKAACGLIQQGNLRPLDVGRFNDRHFANMAGVGLDAQVASQVGRVWKRLLGGQAFVGQFLQTVFSQRPWRFWATLDGQELEGCLWALFVCNSSQYTWRVSFTPQAQPDDGLLDFILLHGCRRDQLLRVSAEIFARGRSAEQQPHMQVLRGRRLELRTEPPVPWQVEGEVGGLSPVRCELMPAAIKLLGPRRSSAEPVRS; encoded by the coding sequence ATGAACCCCCTGCTGCTGGTCAATCCGCGTGCCCGGCTGGTGGAGACGGAGCCTGATCTGGTCCCCCGTCTCGTGCGGTGTCTGGAGATGCACGGGGTGCCCTGCGACCTTCTGGTCACCACGCATCCCGGCCATGCGACCGAGCTGACCCGAGAGGCCGTGCAGCAAGGTCGTCCGGCAGTGATCGTGGCCGGCGGAGACGGCAGCGTCAACGAGGTGGTCAACGGGTTGCTGGGCACCTCGGTTGCGCTCGGCGTCATCCCTCTCGGCACCGGCAATGCTCTCGGCCACTACCTCGGACTGGAACCTGGCGACCTGAAGGCCGCGTGTGGCCTGATCCAGCAGGGCAATCTACGGCCCCTCGACGTGGGTCGGTTCAATGACCGCCACTTCGCGAACATGGCCGGTGTCGGCCTCGATGCGCAGGTAGCCTCGCAGGTCGGGAGGGTCTGGAAGCGCTTGCTCGGCGGCCAGGCCTTCGTGGGCCAGTTCCTGCAGACCGTCTTCAGCCAGCGTCCCTGGCGCTTCTGGGCAACCCTCGACGGGCAGGAGTTGGAGGGTTGCCTGTGGGCCCTCTTTGTGTGCAACAGCTCTCAGTACACCTGGCGGGTGAGCTTCACTCCTCAAGCACAGCCCGATGACGGCCTCCTGGACTTCATCCTCCTCCACGGGTGCCGCCGCGATCAGCTCCTGCGGGTCTCCGCCGAGATCTTTGCTCGCGGGAGATCCGCGGAGCAGCAGCCACACATGCAGGTCCTGCGTGGCAGGAGGCTGGAACTGCGCACAGAGCCGCCGGTGCCTTGGCAGGTTGAGGGTGAGGTCGGTGGCCTCAGCCCCGTGCGTTGTGAGTTGATGCCTGCGGCGATCAAGCTCCTCGGTCCACGGCGATCGAGCGCCGAGCCGGTGAGGTCATGA